CCTCTATTTTTTCCCCCCTTAGCATGGCCTTGCGTGATAAGAATGCATGTCCACTCCCCCACGCCCACCACCACACACACCCCACCACCCCCTTCCTGCTGTTGTCCACATACCACCTAACAGGCGTTACCACCTTGGGATAAAGGCCTGGGCCCAAGTTCACTGGGTTCGGGCACGAGTATCACATCCTCCCCCTCcccttaattaaattttatcctcCAAATTTAGCATAACTTAATTATCAATGAATGCACACACATGCTAACACAACTATAAGTCATCTATCCAAATATCACATTCATCATTGATACTGCTTCAGGCAAACTTTAAAATAACTTAACCCATCATACTTCCATTACACACTCCAGTCTAACTCACAAAATTTCTTCAAGTTCTCTAAATAGTTTTTGACCACATATTATTCTACACTAAAACTAAGAAGATCCACAATTTCAACTTTATAATAGAACCCAAACAAAACTTTGAGTCTTTCTTCCTAACTTACCTCGAACATACCCCATCATAATTAACCTTTAAGTTTGTTATCATATTCAAAACTATTTCATAACTAAGTGCTATATTATAAACTAAGTTATTCGTAATTTTTGGCATTGGACGCATGTGTATCTTGCGAAATTAGTCATAGACACAGTACTAAGTGTGTGGTCTGCCCTCCTTCTGTTGCTTGTGAGAAATGTTTGAGCTACGTGAGTCTGTGCAGTAGGAATTTGAGCAGCCGAAGGTTGATATGATCGAGTCCTAAAACATTGtggtctctaaattgattaagacCCTAAAATATTCTATGGGCACTTGGCTATCTTATGGCCCTGTTAGCCACACTTGAAATAAGTTCCATTTGTTCTCCTGCATTTCTTGGTATTATAGATACTATCACACACAGCACACTTAAGCCTGTCTTGTTGGTTAACATTATCATAAAATCCTTGTTTCTCCCGATGGAAATCAGTTGAATATTCAGAACCTTCAGTTGCTCGAAATTTTATAGATCCCCTAAAATTCAATTTATTCTATCCAGCACAAGCCTCAAAATCTCTATCTCTTTTCTTTGGCTTTTCTTCTTCTATATTTTGGGTTTTCTTCCGGATAATTTCAATGCTCTTAGCCTTGTCTACTAGATCATCATAATTTGTTGAGTGCACTGTAGCAAGACCCCTTTGAATATATGGTATCAATCCCTCCTCAAACCTTCTCATCTTGGACTCATCATCCGCAACAAGGGTGAGAGCGAATCGGGATAGTTTgtcaaattctatctcatatttgTCGACAGCCATTCCTCCTTATGATAAATTAAGGAATTCTCTTTTCAATTCTCTTAGCCGGCTGGCAGAAAAATATTTGGAATAGAAGATGGTGCCAAACCTCTATCATGTAACTGACCCATAGTCGGAAGTTAGAGTGCACTCCACAGATTTCCGCCAATGATGAGCTCTATCCTGAAGCATATAAGTAGCAAATTTGATCTTTCCTCATCGGTACATTCCATAGCTCTAAAGGCTTTTTCCATCTCATCTATCCAAGTCTAGCCTCCTGAGGATTAGTAATGCCCTTAAAGGCTAGAGGGATAATTTTTCTAGACTCTATTATACTCTTTCTATGATCGGATAGGTCAGGATTCTGTAATAGTGGGTGTAAAGACTACTGAGGTAACTCTCTTTATTGATGCACTAACCCCACAACCTCTTGAATTAATTCAAGCATTCGATCCAAATTTTCAGCTATATTTCTTGGTGGAATTACTGATTGGTACCAGATTGGTTGATTTGTAATCAGCTGATCAACTATCGCTTCTTGTTGAACATCAAGATTCATATTCTGATTTAAATGCTCTTGATCTTGTGGGTTTTTGGCCATCGATTCAGGAAGAACTTCATCCTGAGAACCTCTTATTAAATCACTTATTCTTCGGCTGTGACCACAGTGGAGCACATTcttgatttcaataaaaataaaataagcatcATAATAATATTTGAGACAaaataattaacataaatttattaaCAGGAAAGCATGCATAAACAGAGACATCTCATTACCTAATTTCCATCCAAGACTCTATCTTTCCAATGAACACTAAGGATCCTTGAATCTAGGCTCTTATGTCATTATTTCTCtcataattaatcataaatcctAGTGATCTTAAGCTTAGACTTTGATACCATTAAATCTGTCACACCTCGAGTGTAACGGACGATGCATGCCTGCAAGACGGATCCCACAGACATGCAAGGCTAGCTacctaaaaaaataatctaactatttcataataattttaaatcaatcaaaaaataacCTTAATCCTTGCAAATTAAGATCTCTTGAATGTTCTTGACAAACTAGCGCACTCTCCCAAATCCATaatctgaaaaatagagaaagaacacTTTTTCATGTTTAAACTTATTCCAACCCATTTAGCCAAAATTGAACACCTGATAAAATGATCAATAgaaccaaatttctcaaattggttTCTGGCTGTTTTTGTAGATGATCaattcaattttgatttcaattttaagaaattgatttaaatcaatttaatttAATTGTACCTCAAAATTGACCTAACCCGCTTCTTGCATATCCCTACCATCTCAGATGCATATGCACGTCAACTTTCAAAGCTAAAATTCATTACGACTTCGAGAGAGCTTATGTGTGTGTGGATTAAGAATTATAGTGAATCCAAGTACCTTGCAAATAGATCTTATGATCTTATATTTGGTGCAATGGTGACACAATTGTTCGAATTTCTCACATCAACCTTACTGTTGTGGTCACTTAGTTACATACATAATTTCCAAGCTTTCTCATGATATGGTTCATGAAACCATGATGAGTAAGCGTAAAATGCATGCTTCACATGAATTTGGATAATATTGGTATCAGGCATGCATTTCATATATGTCACGTGAGGCTGAGTCCTACAAGACGTGTGTCTCTCGTGGTGCTACGGCCCCTTATATATCATTCTCGTGAGGAATAGAAGTTTCTTGATAAGTTAATGTTGGATTTGTGTAATCCAAATAATTTTGTGCTggatatatattaaatagaaaattttttgtgGTGTTGCTTATTAAATAGAAAAACTTTTGGTGTTTTTTTGTTGGATTCATGTGATTCAAGTAGCTCGGGAGGAGGACAAGTTCTATAGGATATGCATCCATTTTTCGCTTACCTAGCTCAAGCATGCAACTTgaaattttcatttctcttgctcttgcatgtgtaaaaattatagatatggcCAAATATAAACTGAGGCTCAAACAAGTGTTTAAAGTTTTAGAAGTTGATGAAATAACTGAAACGATTGAGGAGTCGATCATCCACGATATATATTATTGTTTATTTGAACAGATATATAGGTATTGTTTGCTTATTCAAATAGCACAGTATAAATAATTCAGTCCAACTTTTACATCAAGAAATTTGTATGCAGTTTCTAGTTGTTGTTGTCCATCCAGAATTGGGCTTGGAGCCAATCTACAGTCTTCTTGTCCAATTGGAAGGCCTTGGCAAGAACATAATCGGAGATTGGTGGCTTCGCTCCAAAGACTGCATTGGCTATGGTGATGACGCCAGGGTTCTGGCTGCTGAGACCGGCAATAGCAACAGCATTTGTCTTCCCATAGTTGAATTGAAAATGGATGAGACCTTGAGGAAATACGAACACATCACCCTTGTtaaggaccttagtgaaaagcTGGTTGGGGTTAGATGTGACAAAGCCGACGTAGAGCATGCCTTCTAACACTATAAGGATCTCAGTTCCCCTTGGGTGGATGTGAGGAGGGTTGAGACCATAGGGTGCAAAGTCTAGGCGAGCTAGCGAGATACCAAGGGTGTTGAGCCCAGGAATTTGGTTCACATTGACTTGAGTCACATTAGAACCTAATTTGTTTCCCGTGTCACCGGGCTTGTCAAGGCCAGAGAAGAAGAAATCTTCGGGTTTGGCCATCTTCGGATCCTTGCAGACAAACCCATTCACGAACACTGCATCAACAATTGCAAGAAGGGTAAGTATAAATGAAGAAATGATAAAAACTACACAGCATGCTGGCTAATTGCATGTGCAGTAACTAATTATAAGATAGCTGTTGAAGAGGAGTACCATCTGATTTACGATCAGCAACACAGAAGTCTTGGAGTTGACTAGGATCAGAAGCAATGGCGTGAGATGAAGCCAGAGCAAGGAGGGCAAGGAAGAGAAAATGGGCAGCCATCTGCTCTCCCTTAATTTCTAGCTAGCAGAAGAATAGCCAAGGATATGGAGCAAGGTACGTAGTGTGGCCAAATAGCTTGGAGGAATTGGATATATATAGAGGGAGATGTACGTGCCTGTTCAGAGGCTTGAATTAGTCATGCAATTACTTTTTCACTAAAAGAGAGAGTATTCCCATGTTAGGTGACGGTTTTCTAATGTTTCCCATGTGTTTGTTCTTGTCCAACTTTCATTTAGACAAAGTCGTAGCGTCTAGGCGATAATATGTGTGGATGGAAGACTGTGACAAAGTAGTTTAGAGACAAGAAAACACGATATTGTTATATCAATCCGTCCACCCATTGGTTAAGGTTTGTCTCGTTCTCTTACAATATTTTCTTATATCAATCAATGGGGATCTTGGTGCAACCAATACCAAGCCGTTAGAGAACTGCAGTCCATGGGCAGGTATGTATATTATATTCAACTAAGATTTTGATATGGTCGCAATAAGCAATCATCAACCGACCTATTAGCTCACGCTGCTGTGATTTGCCAGGGAGAATGACGTGCTAGCACTTATGGTTTCCAAGGTAGCAGTTGAAGCCACCAAACTGGCTGAAATAGCCCATGTGATGGCAGGCTTTTGACTGATAGCTTTTTCTAGGGTGTCCTAATTGAACCCTAACATTTTTTAATTATGATGGGGATCTTCTGTTGGTTAAagccactctttttttttttttttctttgttggttTTTGGATGATTGACAAAAGCTATTCACGTATTATGAGAATTAGTAGTAGTGGGGGTAGTGCCTTACTCCTATCACTTTCACTtcaggacaaaaaaaaaaagagatgagaaCTAGTTGGCTTCCACAAGATTGGAGGAATGCAAATTGTTTGTCTTATTTTTGGAAGGGTACTTTGAAagccaagtattttttttttatgaattctCCTCTATTAATTAGGCGATGTCAGGAACGTCGGATTCTGTAAAGATGGATGGCTGGGTGATGTCCGTCCTTGTTATCTATTTCCTTGATTGTTCCATAAAGTTAGGGGATCAGAATGTTTCAATGCATTTGGTTTTTTTCTCTTCTAATGTTTTGATCAGTTCGAATTTGGTATGTTTAAGGCATTTGGATCTGAGGAATTTATGTTTTATTgcatattcttattttcagattatattattatatcggtgtgatatgaaaattcttactgggctgtaaagctcacactcttttatctttttttttcttctcagagttacaggatgtttatgattggctatggcttggatttacggatgagcagatggatagatagagtgtcatagtacctgatcagaggattgaagaaatttaatttgtaattatgtaaattttactagttattgttgaaattaaatattatggatgttgagattgtaatgaaatatttttggccttgcatattctttagggcttactctaaggagtgtgcggccatcacgtatccgatccgggtatTGAGTTCGAGGCGTGATAGTTTTTCTGTAATTTTATAATCTTAATGAAATGTTAATGGAAGTATTCTTCCATCTTTATTCTCAGAAAAATCATAAACAGTACTTTCTCTTCTTGGTTAAAGCATGTGCACACCCAATTTTTGTGATGGTTTAGGTGACAGTATTGTGAGCTTCTCTTATGAGCTCTCAAGTTGATATCCATCTCTTCCGAGCTCTCAAGTGGAGATTCATTCGTGCATGTGCGCTGACAAAATAGACCAAGTTCAAAACCACTTGCAAGCTAGACTAAGGTCTACCCAAAGTCAGTGCCATGCTCCTGCTCAAATCAACAGGCAATAAAGCGAGCTTTGTAACAAGTTATGAAAATCTTGTTAGTGGGAAGAGGAACAACATTCCCAAGTGCCTCTATGCTTAAAAGCATCAAGCATTTCAGACTTTCGTGCATGCCACTCCGAGATATCAACCACCTCTTTAAATGTCCTAGACTCCTGGTAAAAGTGAATAGTAGCAAACTATGGATTCTTCATCAAATGCCGACGCTAGATCTCTCATGACCTCACCtgcattttctttaaaatttatttctcaGCATGCCAAGCAAGTCCATCAACAGCTCCACAGAATTGATGCTTCAccctctagtcatgcatcttaacaCTCTATAGTTCTAAAGGTATATATTTCACTTGGATCTTGGACTCTAATGCATCCTTTCATTTGATGCCGCATCCTTCTTTTCTTGGTTCCGATTCACCTCTTCCTATATAGCCTCATACTGTCATGCCCCAAACTCAGCATCCAGATGAGGcacatgatggccgcacactccttaggatgaggttctaaagaatatgcaagacctacctttacattcaaaaatattatatcaaatcaTACTTAGGCAGTAGTAGTAAACATAAATTCCTaattttattgattcaaataaaatatagttcatcaatgtctcatcataattaatatcaatatttatttaaaaataaactatGCATATATCTTTTAAGATCCTATGCTCTTGATTGCTCAGTCATAACCCCAtataatcttctagatctaaaataaaaaaaaatagaaaagagggaGTGAGATTTATAGGCTCAGTAAGTTACTAATATCTTTGAGAGATTAACTATacgtaatttttaaaatataataatttaacaataataagtaacaatataattttttttcaaagcatGCCATGCATGTCAGTAAAATCCAAAAATCCTCTCTTAATCTATGGTGACTATAGCCATAATTAGCTCTTGATAAGGCCTAAAAGAGACTAgcctcaaaaaataaatatgcgaCATATCAATGTGTGCCAGCAACTAGCCCCTACTAGCTATACTCTGATCCACATGATCATGATTAGTTCCATGACAGGATAAAGAAACTAGTTCTGAAATATAGACATAAGATATATTAACATGTGTCAGTAATTAGCTTCGACTGGCTAGGTTCGAAGAACAAGCTCTATCAGTGATTAATCCCGGCTGGTTAGGTCCGAAAGAAACTAGTTTTTGATATGTGATTAATGATCAGTCTCGTTGGCTAAATCTAAATCATAATCAATCAGAGAgtttttttcataatttcatcataaccaaataatcaaatttatttcaCAATAAtatcaaatcaagtttttcacatCTCATTTTCAGAaacaaaaagataatttttattcaaacttCATGCAAAGATAAAAATGAATAATCTTGTTTCTACAAATGATGCAATATTAAAACAAAGAAATCATCTTCTTTCAAATTTGTAATCATGCTAAAATGACACCATGCTTGATCTAATATTTTCAATTACTTTTTATGCATAAATGCATAGTTTCaaacttttataatttttaaatattttaataatttttatatataaaatctaatttttaaatatataaatatgtatgaaAAAATTTGAAGATGAAAGAAAACTTCCTGTCAGTCGAATCCAAAAATCTCAATCTTTAAAACAAGGCTTGATCCTTAGATTCTGCTCCTTTCGATGTAGATCAAAATCTTTGATTAGATCTATTTAattgatcaattaaaaattagactaATTAGACTCACCTGATCAATTAGTAAAGCTGTAAAGGAAAGAGCAATCAAGATCCAATCTATTTGATC
The sequence above is a segment of the Elaeis guineensis isolate ETL-2024a chromosome 7, EG11, whole genome shotgun sequence genome. Coding sequences within it:
- the LOC140859199 gene encoding putative germin-like protein 2-1, with translation MAAHFLFLALLALASSHAIASDPSQLQDFCVADRKSDVFVNGFVCKDPKMAKPEDFFFSGLDKPGDTGNKLGSNVTQVNVNQIPGLNTLGISLARLDFAPYGLNPPHIHPRGTEILIVLEGMLYVGFVTSNPNQLFTKVLNKGDVFVFPQGLIHFQFNYGKTNAVAIAGLSSQNPGVITIANAVFGAKPPISDYVLAKAFQLDKKTVDWLQAQFWMDNNN